The nucleotide sequence TAAAGTGGTTAGAATGCAGAGTTCCCTTGCAGGACTTTCCGTTACATGCTCCTCAAGAGCCTTCCTTATGGCCAGCAAGACAGAGTTGATCTTGCTGTTGCTGTGAGAACTCTTAAGGTCCCCATGTTCTACAGCTTTAGCCTCATTGTCATGAGGTAGGGATATATAGTTTTTGTACAGTGTCTCCAtgatattttcattctttattgaACAGACAAATTCAGTTATGTAACTTAAATTGTTCACCTGCTTGACAAACTCAGCAGCTGACCGAACAAAGATTTGCCAACCACAGTGGTCAATAATAACATTGAAATCAATTCTTTGCCTTCTTACCATGAGTAACGCGTCTTTGTAACGCCCCTGGATCAAAGCATTAATTATTGAGGCTAGGACCAATTTTCTGGGGTAGATGCACTCAAGATTCCCTCGAACTGTTTGAAGTATGATAGCAGACTCGTCGCCATGCAAAACACCTACAATTCTCGCACCTCTTTCCCATATTTGAATATAGTTTCTTTCATCTTCTCCTTTTCTGCGCTTAAAAACTGGCAGGAAGTTCCCATACTTAACCTCCAGTTCTCCTTTCAGGACATCACTAATATCAATGATAAACAGTAAATCCTGCTTAGTTGCAAGAATCAAATGGGTGACAGTGTGGTCAGCAGAATTCGAGTAGAAGGAAAAGCTGCTGCAATTGTTGCACAAAGTCCTTTCACCAACAAGCAATCTACCATTCTCATCGAGACCAAAAAGCAAAGATTTCTGAGgcaaacaacctccaatttgaacaAGATCCATCCaggaacaagatgaagaaaaactcatatcatcacGTTTCTGATGAAGCCCTCTGGCATCAGCCACCTTCAATGCATACTCAAACACTTTCCCACCATCAAACTGGACATATGCTGAGCAGCCGTTTTCCTGGTCGGGAACTATACCAATTACAGTACCttcaagagataatctattcaaACCTTTAGCTTGCCAACCAGAGCATGTCACTGAATTAGGAATGCGATCTTCAGAACACATAAGCTCAATTTCTTGGAGGCAATACATAGAAAGCTCATCCTTAGAGGACTCCTTTATTGCTGAGTTGCTTATTTGATTATGACTAACACCAAGAAGCTTATGTGAATCCAACCATGCAAGGTGAATGAAAGATTTATATCCTGAATCAAAAGAACAAGCCTCCATATCAAACTCTTTATCTTCTAGTTCCTCCCAACAATCAATTGCAGGAAGCTCTACAACACATAATCTGCCATCCGACAGGGATGCAGCCAGGTGATTCATAGAACTTTTAGAGCAAAATGTCATACTCTGAATGGCAGAGGGAAACTTCAAACAAAAGAGGTACATAGGTGGTGGGATGAGAGATAAAGAAAGAGGGGTTACTAGTATCTTGGAGTCATCAATTACAAGTCCCACTGAGTTATTCATGACAGCTGTATTCCAGACAAAGTTGTAGGTTGTGATATGCCCACTAATAGTCCAAGAAACCAACTGTAGAGGCTTTATCGGATCCCACATGAATCTGACTCTATCATCCTTCATGTATCTGATTTCTTGCTTCAAGTACCAGTGGTTGTTACTTAAGAACCAGATCTTCAGAGAGTCGTACTTTTCACCTCTGACCACAGCAGCTAGAAGGTCTGAGTTACAATTCCACTTCACAAGTTCTACAGTAGCATCAATTTCTACGTTGAGGCAAAATGAGCTTCTTTGTAATCCATTCCTCTCAAAGAAAACTATTGATGGGCATTTTCTATCTTCCTTTTGGTCATAAACTGCAGCAATTTTTGCTCCGCTGGGCATCCAATCCAAAGTTGACCCCATGAAAGGATTCGACTCTGAAACAGAATGGAGCACCCCTGAGTCCCGTTCCCAGATTTTAAGCTTCTTATGCAAGGGCTGAGAATTATTCACCCTGCTTAGTGTTGCAAAGTATTTTCCATCACCTCGCCATGAAATTGGGCTCTCCGACGAATAATTCGAAGAGTAAGTATGTTCATCTGAATCAACAGCACGACTATTTTCAGTCATTTCTTAACAGAAGcataatttaaatttcaagtaccAAATGAGtgcaatcaaatatgataaacgTGCATTCAAGTTACATTCTTGAAAGGAAATACGTTTCCAATAATACAAGAAAAGGTAAGAGTAAAGACTTCAATAACGGTGTCAGTGTACTTAATGTTAGAAACAGGCAACCATATCACCTTTTCCGAGAAGGAAATATAAATGGTCTTTTTCACATACTTTCAAACTGAAAATCAAGAGTTAATATAATGACCTTTGCATGCTTCAACGCTCCATCCAAGTTAAACCAACATGCTAAGACTTAATACCACAAGAACTAATGTTTTCACATGCAGAAACCACTGGCTTTTGATAAGAGAACCCGTATATGCATCGAAGAACTGGACAAGACACAACCAACCAATTAGAAAGCCAGAAGACATTCTTGTTACCTTCAATTACTGTACACGTTATGACGTTAATCATATTAAACAAAATTTCAGATACGGTCTAGAAAGTgcacataattttcaaataacaatGAAACTAACTAAACCAAACTAGAATTGTCATTTTCAGCAgttcaattttctttattaataGGAACATGTTTATACAGTTAAACATAACCCTCTTAATATTATAGGTTCAACCTGGAAAAGTCAATAAAATGATCCCAATGAGGAAAATATAGCAAGCAAACTGATGCCATGCTTgtgatttcaaaaaatttaatcttCAAAGAAGTATTCCAGAAATGTACACACAATCACCAAAAGAGCATTTCAA is from Capsicum annuum cultivar UCD-10X-F1 chromosome 5, UCD10Xv1.1, whole genome shotgun sequence and encodes:
- the LOC107870250 gene encoding elongator complex protein 1 isoform X2, encoding MGSTLDWMPSGAKIAAVYDQKEDRKCPSIVFFERNGLQRSSFCLNVEIDATVELVKWNCNSDLLAAVVRGEKYDSLKIWFLSNNHWYLKQEIRYMKDDRVRFMWDPIKPLQLVSWTISGHITTYNFVWNTAVMNNSVGLVIDDSKILVTPLSLSLIPPPMYLFCLKFPSAIQSMTFCSKSSMNHLAASLSDGRLCVVELPAIDCWEELEDKEFDMEACSFDSGYKSFIHLAWLDSHKLLGVSHNQISNSAIKESSKDELSMYCLQEIELMCSEDRIPNSVTCSGWQAKGLNRLSLEGTVIGIVPDQENGCSAYVQFDGGKVFEYALKVADARGLHQKRDDMSFSSSCSWMDLVQIGGCLPQKSLLFGLDENGRLLVGERTLCNNCSSFSFYSNSADHTVTHLILATKQDLLFIIDISDVLKGELEVKYGNFLPVFKRRKGEDERNYIQIWERGARIVGVLHGDESAIILQTVRGNLECIYPRKLVLASIINALIQGRYKDALLMVRRQRIDFNVIIDHCGWQIFVRSAAEFVKQVNNLSYITEFVCSIKNENIMETLYKNYISLPHDNEAKAVEHGDLKSSHSNSKINSVLLAIRKALEEHVTESPARELCILTTLARSDPPALEQALERIKLIREKELSGSDDLRRELYPSAEEALKHLLWLSDSEAVFEAALGLYDLNLAAIVALNSQKDPKEFLPYLQELENMPPVLMQYNIDLRLQRFESALQHIVSAGDSYFEDSMTLMKKNPQLFPSGLQLIIDSVKRNKVLEAWGDHLSSTKCFEDAAATYLCCSCLDKALKAYRECGNWGGVLTVAGLIKLGKEEVLQLAQELCEELQALGKPGDAAKIALEYCADVGAGINFLVSAREWEEALRTAFLHRRDDLVLEVKTASLECASSLVSEYEEGLEKVGKYLTRYLGVRQRRLLLAAKLQSDERSINDLDDDTASETSSNFSGMSAYTLGTRKGSAASINSKASTKAREMRRQRNRGKIRAGSPGEELGLVEHLKGMALTSGAKRELRSLLICLVMLQKEDIAKKLQHVATNFQLSQMAAVKLADEAMLNDRVNEHFYVLDNYIPKIKEEMQHSELFSWQSKVLI
- the LOC107870250 gene encoding elongator complex protein 1 isoform X1, coding for MKNLKILKEELVNLSLNSEDEIISFAAFDLERNRVFLASSSNFIYNLLLPSSSNNAGAWNSISDNLIDLEPGDFITSMDYLMEKEALIIGTSYGLLLLYTADDNMTQIVGRLEGGVKCISPSPDGDLLGVITGFGQILMMTPDWDVLYEMALDDLPEDIDVHEHTYSSNYSSESPISWRGDGKYFATLSRVNNSQPLHKKLKIWERDSGVLHSVSESNPFMGSTLDWMPSGAKIAAVYDQKEDRKCPSIVFFERNGLQRSSFCLNVEIDATVELVKWNCNSDLLAAVVRGEKYDSLKIWFLSNNHWYLKQEIRYMKDDRVRFMWDPIKPLQLVSWTISGHITTYNFVWNTAVMNNSVGLVIDDSKILVTPLSLSLIPPPMYLFCLKFPSAIQSMTFCSKSSMNHLAASLSDGRLCVVELPAIDCWEELEDKEFDMEACSFDSGYKSFIHLAWLDSHKLLGVSHNQISNSAIKESSKDELSMYCLQEIELMCSEDRIPNSVTCSGWQAKGLNRLSLEGTVIGIVPDQENGCSAYVQFDGGKVFEYALKVADARGLHQKRDDMSFSSSCSWMDLVQIGGCLPQKSLLFGLDENGRLLVGERTLCNNCSSFSFYSNSADHTVTHLILATKQDLLFIIDISDVLKGELEVKYGNFLPVFKRRKGEDERNYIQIWERGARIVGVLHGDESAIILQTVRGNLECIYPRKLVLASIINALIQGRYKDALLMVRRQRIDFNVIIDHCGWQIFVRSAAEFVKQVNNLSYITEFVCSIKNENIMETLYKNYISLPHDNEAKAVEHGDLKSSHSNSKINSVLLAIRKALEEHVTESPARELCILTTLARSDPPALEQALERIKLIREKELSGSDDLRRELYPSAEEALKHLLWLSDSEAVFEAALGLYDLNLAAIVALNSQKDPKEFLPYLQELENMPPVLMQYNIDLRLQRFESALQHIVSAGDSYFEDSMTLMKKNPQLFPSGLQLIIDSVKRNKVLEAWGDHLSSTKCFEDAAATYLCCSCLDKALKAYRECGNWGGVLTVAGLIKLGKEEVLQLAQELCEELQALGKPGDAAKIALEYCADVGAGINFLVSAREWEEALRTAFLHRRDDLVLEVKTASLECASSLVSEYEEGLEKVGKYLTRYLGVRQRRLLLAAKLQSDERSINDLDDDTASETSSNFSGMSAYTLGTRKGSAASINSKASTKAREMRRQRNRGKIRAGSPGEELGLVEHLKGMALTSGAKRELRSLLICLVMLQKEDIAKKLQHVATNFQLSQMAAVKLADEAMLNDRVNEHFYVLDNYIPKIKEEMQHSELFSWQSKVLI